A part of Melittangium boletus DSM 14713 genomic DNA contains:
- a CDS encoding S-(hydroxymethyl)glutathione dehydrogenase/class III alcohol dehydrogenase, with translation MDIKAAIAFEPGKPLRIETVRLEGPKAGEVLVELKATGLCHTDAYTLSGKDPEGLFPSILGHEGAGIVVDTGPGVTSVKKGDHVIPLYTPECRQCKSCLSRKTNLCTAIRATQGKGLMPDGSSRFHLGKDPIHHYMGTSTFAQYTVLPEIAVAKIREDAPFDKVCYIGCGVTTGVGAVIYTAKVEAGAKVVVFGLGGIGLNVVQACRLVGADQIVGVDLNPRRREMAEKFGLTHFVNPADMPANELVPYLVNLTGGGADYSFECIGNVNTMRQALECCHRGWGESIIIGVAASGQEISTRPFQLVTGRVWKGSAFGGARGRTDVPRIVDWYMEKKINVDDLITHTLPLERINEGFDLMHKGESIRTVVKY, from the coding sequence ATGGACATCAAGGCCGCCATCGCGTTCGAACCCGGCAAACCCCTGCGCATCGAGACGGTGCGACTCGAGGGCCCCAAGGCGGGTGAGGTCCTCGTCGAGCTCAAGGCCACGGGCCTGTGCCACACCGACGCGTACACCCTGTCCGGCAAGGATCCCGAGGGGCTGTTTCCCAGCATCCTCGGACACGAGGGCGCGGGCATCGTGGTGGACACGGGTCCGGGCGTCACCTCGGTGAAGAAGGGCGACCACGTCATCCCGCTCTACACGCCCGAGTGCCGCCAGTGTAAGTCGTGCCTGTCGCGCAAGACGAACCTGTGCACGGCCATCCGCGCCACCCAGGGCAAGGGCCTGATGCCGGATGGCTCGAGCCGCTTCCACCTGGGGAAGGATCCCATCCATCATTATATGGGCACGTCCACCTTCGCCCAGTACACGGTGCTGCCGGAGATCGCCGTGGCGAAGATCCGCGAGGACGCCCCCTTCGACAAGGTCTGCTACATCGGTTGTGGCGTCACCACGGGCGTGGGCGCCGTCATCTACACCGCCAAGGTGGAGGCGGGCGCCAAGGTGGTCGTCTTCGGTCTGGGCGGTATCGGCCTGAACGTTGTCCAGGCGTGCCGCCTGGTGGGCGCGGATCAGATCGTCGGCGTGGACCTGAATCCCCGGCGGCGCGAGATGGCGGAGAAGTTCGGGCTCACGCACTTCGTCAACCCGGCCGACATGCCCGCCAATGAGCTGGTGCCCTACCTCGTCAACCTCACCGGTGGCGGCGCGGACTACAGCTTCGAGTGCATCGGCAACGTGAACACCATGCGCCAGGCGCTCGAGTGCTGCCACCGCGGCTGGGGCGAGAGCATCATCATCGGCGTGGCCGCCTCTGGCCAGGAGATCAGCACCCGGCCCTTCCAGCTCGTCACCGGCCGCGTGTGGAAGGGCAGCGCGTTCGGCGGCGCGCGCGGCCGCACGGACGTGCCCCGCATCGTCGACTGGTACATGGAGAAGAA
- a CDS encoding acyl-CoA synthetase, with amino-acid sequence MSSTPTRDMPDYEATRRDFQWERPEFFNFATDVTDRWARERPDALALHWSDEGGRERVFTWRQVRERSLHAARFLTGQGLGKGDRVFVMMPRVPEWWFLVLGCIRAGIVFMPGTPMLTPKDVRYRLEAAGAQAVLTEASCLDRFEGLVGTDAAKCWVSVGPVPPGSPWVEYTSAEQPEAAEDTFARTRAEDPMLLYFTSGTTGMPKMVQHTQASYGLGHQVTGRYWLDLTPEDRHLTLSDTGWAKCAWGKLFGPWSQGACNVVYDFRGRFVAAAFLRMLERQRVTTFCAPPTAWRALVLQDLSRYDLSSLRHVASAGEPLNPEVIDAWKKATGLHIREGYGQTESVVVVGMFPSLEPRVGSMGKPSPGFDVSIIDDEGREVASGQEGDIAVRVKPERPVGLFDGYLQDDAANETAFRGDWYVTGDRAVKDADGYFYFVGRRDDVIKTSGYRVGPFEVESALIEHEAVAESAVVGVPDERLGQRIKAYVVLAPGFTGSSELARELQEHVKRITAPYKYPRDIEFVTDLPKTVSGKIRRTDLRALALQGPAAKD; translated from the coding sequence ATGTCCTCGACCCCTACCCGCGACATGCCCGATTACGAGGCCACCCGGCGCGACTTCCAGTGGGAGCGCCCCGAGTTCTTCAATTTCGCCACGGACGTCACCGACCGCTGGGCCCGCGAGCGCCCCGACGCGTTGGCGCTGCACTGGAGCGACGAGGGAGGGCGGGAGCGCGTCTTCACCTGGAGGCAGGTGCGGGAGCGCTCGTTGCACGCGGCGCGATTCCTCACGGGACAGGGGTTGGGCAAGGGCGACCGCGTCTTCGTGATGATGCCGCGCGTTCCGGAGTGGTGGTTCCTCGTGTTGGGGTGCATCCGCGCGGGCATTGTCTTCATGCCGGGCACGCCCATGCTCACCCCCAAGGACGTGCGCTACCGGCTGGAGGCCGCGGGTGCCCAGGCCGTCCTCACGGAGGCGAGCTGTCTGGACCGGTTCGAGGGGTTGGTGGGGACGGACGCCGCGAAGTGCTGGGTGAGCGTGGGCCCGGTCCCCCCGGGCTCTCCCTGGGTGGAATACACGTCCGCCGAGCAACCGGAGGCCGCGGAGGACACCTTCGCGCGCACGCGGGCGGAGGACCCGATGTTGCTCTACTTCACGTCGGGCACCACGGGCATGCCGAAGATGGTCCAGCACACCCAGGCGAGCTACGGCCTGGGTCACCAGGTGACGGGCCGCTATTGGCTGGACCTGACGCCGGAGGACCGGCACCTGACGCTGTCGGATACGGGCTGGGCCAAGTGCGCCTGGGGCAAGCTGTTCGGCCCGTGGAGCCAGGGCGCGTGCAACGTGGTGTACGACTTCCGGGGCCGCTTCGTCGCGGCGGCCTTCCTGCGGATGCTCGAGCGGCAGCGGGTGACGACGTTCTGCGCGCCGCCCACGGCGTGGCGGGCGCTCGTGCTCCAGGACCTGTCCCGGTATGACCTGTCGTCACTCCGGCACGTGGCGAGCGCGGGCGAACCGCTCAACCCCGAGGTCATCGACGCCTGGAAGAAGGCCACGGGGCTGCACATCCGCGAGGGCTACGGACAGACGGAGTCGGTGGTGGTGGTGGGCATGTTCCCCTCGCTGGAGCCGCGCGTGGGCTCCATGGGCAAGCCCTCGCCGGGCTTCGACGTGTCCATCATCGACGACGAGGGACGGGAAGTGGCCTCGGGCCAGGAGGGGGACATCGCGGTGCGCGTCAAACCGGAGCGGCCCGTGGGGCTCTTCGACGGCTACCTCCAGGACGACGCGGCGAACGAGACGGCCTTCCGGGGTGACTGGTACGTGACGGGCGACCGGGCGGTGAAGGACGCGGACGGCTACTTCTATTTCGTGGGCCGACGCGACGACGTCATCAAGACGTCCGGCTACCGGGTGGGGCCCTTCGAGGTGGAATCGGCGCTCATCGAGCACGAGGCCGTGGCCGAGTCGGCCGTGGTGGGCGTGCCGGACGAGCGCCTGGGCCAGCGCATCAAGGCCTACGTGGTGCTGGCGCCGGGCTTCACGGGCTCGAGTGAGCTTGCGCGTGAGTTGCAGGAGCACGTCAAGCGCATCACGGCGCCCTACAAGTACCCGCGCGACATCGAGTTCGTGACGGATCTGCCCAAGACGGTGAGTGGGAAGATCCGCCGCACGGACCTGCGGGCCCTGGCGCTACAGGGACCCGCCGCGAAGGACTGA
- a CDS encoding NAD(P)-dependent oxidoreductase yields MAPKNPTKIAVIGSGLMGSALARAFAAAGHEVAVWNRTPSKAKAVGGRTIAFEDLIEAVSGRELVVISLSNYAACFELLSSEGVAPALAGTTLVQLTSGSPADARAGLEWAKERGVDYLDAAILAYPSFVATDYATVFYAGSRSVFDRHLETLQAIAKNSIYVDEKIGSAATLDCAILEAYYGSSLAFLHAAAMCKAEGLDPKTFFSHKDAFLGLISVTADAARGMVESNDFSGDQCSLNTHVAAIEHIVRLSEDARISTRFPKELLDNYKRAIGAGLGHKELPAVFRTLTQD; encoded by the coding sequence ATGGCCCCGAAGAATCCCACGAAAATAGCGGTGATCGGCAGTGGCCTCATGGGAAGCGCACTGGCACGAGCCTTCGCGGCGGCTGGTCACGAAGTCGCGGTTTGGAATAGGACTCCAAGCAAAGCAAAAGCAGTAGGCGGTCGTACTATCGCGTTCGAGGATCTGATCGAGGCCGTATCGGGACGAGAGCTCGTAGTCATCTCCTTGTCCAACTACGCCGCCTGCTTCGAACTGCTCTCCTCCGAGGGCGTCGCGCCGGCGCTCGCCGGAACGACTCTCGTTCAGCTCACCAGCGGCTCACCCGCGGATGCTCGCGCGGGGCTGGAGTGGGCGAAGGAACGCGGCGTGGACTACCTGGACGCCGCGATACTCGCCTATCCGAGCTTCGTAGCCACCGATTACGCGACGGTTTTCTACGCCGGGTCGCGCTCGGTCTTCGACCGGCACCTCGAAACCCTCCAGGCGATAGCCAAGAACTCGATCTACGTCGACGAGAAGATCGGTTCCGCCGCGACGCTCGACTGCGCGATTCTCGAGGCCTACTACGGGAGCTCCCTGGCATTCCTCCACGCCGCGGCGATGTGTAAGGCGGAAGGTCTTGACCCGAAAACCTTTTTCTCCCACAAGGACGCCTTCCTCGGTTTGATTTCCGTCACCGCCGACGCGGCGCGGGGCATGGTCGAGAGCAACGACTTTTCTGGTGACCAGTGCAGTCTGAACACCCACGTCGCGGCAATCGAGCACATCGTCCGACTGAGCGAAGACGCCCGCATCAGCACGCGCTTTCCGAAAGAGTTGCTCGACAACTACAAGCGCGCCATCGGCGCGGGCTTGGGTCACAAGGAGTTGCCAGCCGTGTTCCGCACCCTCACCCAGGATTGA
- a CDS encoding alpha/beta hydrolase family protein — MTVGCRALDVADEVQGARIPVWVLYPTRAPEHLEHFGPYPLAVAPDAPVEGERLPLVVISHGTGGSPWTYRGMAAHLARAGFVVALLEHPGNSRSDNRLAGTAANLENRPRHVRLVLDAVAANEHLGKWLSPEGVGVIGHSLGGYTALAVAGGRPSSFPNEEPHGQARALPVVRDPRVRALVLLAPASPWFMAEGALADVDLPILMRTAERDEHTPAFHAELISRGVPHPQRIDHRVVPNAGHFSFQSPFPPSMTKPGFPPSQDPEGFDRLAFQPVLHAEILTFLRDSLFRSVR, encoded by the coding sequence GTGACCGTCGGCTGCCGTGCACTGGACGTCGCGGATGAGGTCCAAGGCGCGCGCATCCCCGTGTGGGTGCTCTACCCGACGCGAGCACCTGAACACCTCGAGCACTTCGGGCCGTACCCGCTCGCCGTCGCCCCCGACGCTCCGGTGGAAGGTGAGCGACTCCCGCTCGTCGTCATCAGTCACGGCACGGGCGGGTCTCCCTGGACCTATCGCGGGATGGCGGCGCATCTGGCTCGCGCCGGCTTCGTCGTGGCGCTCCTGGAGCATCCGGGCAACAGCCGCTCCGACAACCGCCTGGCGGGGACGGCCGCGAATCTCGAGAACCGGCCTCGCCACGTGCGCCTCGTGCTCGACGCGGTTGCCGCGAACGAGCATCTGGGCAAGTGGCTGTCGCCCGAGGGAGTTGGCGTGATTGGCCATTCCCTGGGCGGCTATACCGCGCTGGCGGTGGCCGGTGGACGCCCGTCCTCCTTTCCGAACGAGGAGCCCCATGGACAAGCACGCGCCCTCCCAGTCGTTCGCGACCCTCGGGTCCGCGCGCTGGTTCTGCTCGCGCCCGCGTCGCCCTGGTTCATGGCCGAGGGTGCGCTCGCCGACGTCGATCTTCCCATCCTGATGCGCACGGCGGAGCGCGATGAGCACACGCCCGCCTTCCACGCGGAGCTCATCTCGCGAGGCGTTCCCCATCCCCAACGCATCGACCATCGGGTGGTCCCGAACGCGGGCCATTTCTCCTTTCAAAGCCCGTTTCCCCCATCGATGACGAAGCCTGGGTTTCCGCCGTCCCAGGATCCAGAGGGCTTCGACCGTCTCGCGTTCCAGCCGGTCCTCCACGCGGAAATCCTGACATTTCTCCGGGACTCGCTGTTCCGGTCTGTCAGGTGA
- a CDS encoding AAA family ATPase — MRIVDEKLWTLSAETGSPLYQLEVPANEYGNEIQVSYNNFARGGKKPRVLCIDQQAVFTQLTTPARFGSAHARSQKEIPAAAERLRRTLEAVLFLDPVPGRMRDYSFIVERVLRGDGANVSAVLHELCQTPESKEQVLEFVRSLPEQDILDIEFLEGPRREVMVRLMESFGGQERATDAALLSDGTLRVLAIAAALLSVPEGSMVVIEEIDNGVHPSRAESLLNHIQNVAKLRALRVVLTTHNPALLDAIPLESIPNVVACYRDPEEGDSRLIRLLDLERYPELVAQGPIGRLVTKGILDRFLKNPPNLEEDLQRTQNLFDFLRQSGEDT; from the coding sequence ATGCGGATCGTGGACGAAAAGCTCTGGACTCTGAGCGCCGAGACCGGGTCTCCGCTATACCAGCTCGAGGTTCCGGCGAACGAATACGGCAATGAAATACAGGTCTCCTACAATAACTTCGCGCGTGGCGGTAAAAAGCCACGGGTGCTTTGTATTGACCAGCAGGCGGTCTTCACCCAGTTGACGACGCCCGCGCGGTTTGGGAGCGCGCACGCCCGTTCGCAAAAGGAGATTCCGGCCGCGGCCGAGCGACTGCGCCGCACCCTGGAGGCGGTCCTCTTCCTGGACCCTGTGCCCGGGCGGATGCGTGACTACAGCTTCATCGTGGAGCGGGTCCTGCGGGGAGATGGCGCCAATGTCTCGGCGGTGCTCCATGAGCTCTGTCAGACCCCCGAGAGCAAGGAACAGGTCCTGGAGTTCGTCCGCTCGCTGCCGGAGCAGGACATCCTGGACATTGAATTCCTGGAGGGGCCTCGTCGAGAAGTGATGGTGAGGCTGATGGAGTCTTTTGGCGGGCAGGAGCGCGCGACGGACGCCGCGCTCCTGTCCGACGGTACGCTTCGCGTCCTCGCGATCGCGGCGGCGCTCCTGTCCGTGCCCGAGGGCTCGATGGTGGTCATCGAGGAGATCGACAATGGTGTCCACCCGAGTCGCGCTGAAAGCCTGCTCAATCACATCCAGAACGTGGCGAAGTTGCGTGCGCTGCGCGTGGTTCTGACCACCCACAACCCCGCACTGCTGGACGCCATCCCCTTGGAGTCCATTCCGAATGTCGTCGCGTGCTATCGGGATCCGGAGGAGGGGGACAGCCGGCTGATACGGCTGCTGGACCTGGAGCGTTACCCGGAGTTGGTGGCGCAAGGCCCTATCGGAAGGCTCGTCACCAAGGGCATCCTCGACCGCTTCCTCAAGAATCCTCCCAATCTTGAGGAAGACCTCCAGCGGACTCAGAACCTTTTCGACTTTCTCCGGCAGTCAGGAGAGGACACATGA
- a CDS encoding thrombospondin type 3 repeat-containing protein, with amino-acid sequence MRSAPLTLTAVLLLALTPASAQTPPASGPEPIADSDGDGVADVPPGQTEAPPCHPGRMQACADNCPLDANPGQEDSDGDGAGDACDLCPRVPVKEGEHADTDNDGVGDECDTCRLPNPRNESGEQAACPEAKSYSEWRDPNPLGRRLQFFIRPLALGYRYRGSWAGSTGLGLHLGGSLGEWRFDEKGTALKVPSWYWSAGVYGDSVNLFAAEHLGPYTALDFRPMNWAPYARSWAKEFKFGVGAQLMWSKRVEDAENRPLHLGVGPRVGFLDLLSVMPFAQFDLANDAAFSWGGMLVLDFKILQDLGVPLAK; translated from the coding sequence ATGCGCTCCGCTCCGCTCACCCTGACCGCCGTCCTCCTGCTCGCGCTGACTCCGGCCTCCGCCCAGACCCCACCGGCCTCCGGGCCCGAGCCCATCGCCGACAGCGACGGGGATGGCGTGGCGGACGTGCCACCAGGCCAGACGGAGGCGCCCCCCTGCCATCCCGGACGGATGCAGGCGTGCGCCGACAACTGCCCGCTCGATGCGAATCCCGGCCAGGAAGACAGTGACGGAGATGGCGCGGGGGATGCCTGTGATCTCTGCCCACGGGTGCCCGTGAAGGAGGGCGAGCACGCCGACACGGACAACGATGGGGTCGGCGACGAGTGCGACACGTGCCGCCTTCCCAATCCCCGGAACGAGAGCGGCGAGCAGGCCGCGTGTCCCGAGGCGAAGTCCTACTCGGAGTGGCGCGATCCCAATCCCCTCGGCCGGCGGTTGCAGTTCTTCATCCGCCCGCTCGCCCTGGGCTACCGCTACCGGGGGAGCTGGGCCGGCTCGACGGGACTCGGGCTGCACCTGGGGGGCTCGCTGGGCGAGTGGCGCTTCGATGAGAAAGGCACGGCCTTGAAGGTCCCCTCCTGGTACTGGTCCGCCGGTGTGTATGGCGATTCGGTGAACCTCTTCGCTGCCGAGCACCTGGGCCCCTACACGGCGCTCGACTTCCGGCCGATGAACTGGGCGCCCTACGCGCGCTCGTGGGCCAAGGAGTTCAAGTTCGGCGTGGGGGCGCAGCTCATGTGGTCCAAACGCGTGGAGGATGCCGAGAACCGCCCGCTCCACCTCGGCGTGGGGCCCCGGGTGGGCTTCCTCGACCTCCTCTCGGTGATGCCCTTCGCCCAGTTCGACCTCGCCAACGACGCCGCCTTCTCCTGGGGCGGCATGCTGGTGCTCGACTTCAAGATCCTCCAGGACCTGGGCGTGCCACTGGCGAAGTGA
- a CDS encoding CARDB domain-containing protein, whose translation MKGPASVREGEWFATTVEVCNQGTEPGATTVDLFLSTDPVITSDVPLTPASDLRLEQIHLARLAPGQCQTETVNVRASVDIQGTYFLGAIVEPGFFETNTLDNVRAGKAIGIGNRPDFVVASVTGPTSVMPGQAFPATVTVCNPGTAPGTPNVELYLSADTVVTPAAPLTPASDLLLGTRSMNVLAPGQCQTETLNVSASVHREGAYYLSAIVDPAQNVSELIEDNNTLAATRIGVGAAPDFVVASVTGPTSALPGQPLTSSVQVCNQGTQPGVAPVELYLTQDDIITPHIPPNPHTDVRLGEQLSGQLEPGTCRTLSFTGNPGGVAEGAYALGAIIDSYRFTTELIPDNNTKLSPRFGIGTGPDLIVASVSGPTSFKPGDSVAATVQLCNQGTAPSGATQVELFLTSSTAARVPMGTASVNALAPNECRTTSLTGTPAPIAEGTYTLGARVDPAMAVAELVEDNNVGTGSRIGVGWRSDFVIKSVTGPASIQPGQPLTAHIEVCNQGTLTDQTLVDLYVSPDAIITPHVPSQASPDVLVNRTPTDMIAPGDCQTVTIEGSTYGVMEGANYLGAAVDVPNNTPEFFEDNNVHTGSRLGVGNRPDFVVASVTGPSRIRRGEPITATLEVCNQGTQPGSTPVELFLSQDTVITPPTAPGVPSDYPVGLTFTNNLAPGQCETSSVQVYTRSAGLGDYYLGAIADAGNAVPELIEDNNSRTGTRISFEY comes from the coding sequence GTGAAGGGTCCCGCGAGCGTCCGTGAAGGCGAATGGTTCGCCACCACCGTGGAGGTCTGTAACCAAGGCACCGAGCCGGGCGCGACCACCGTGGACCTCTTCCTGTCGACGGACCCGGTCATCACCTCGGACGTCCCCCTCACGCCGGCGTCGGACCTCCGGCTGGAGCAAATCCACCTGGCGAGGCTTGCTCCCGGTCAATGTCAGACGGAGACGGTGAACGTACGTGCTTCCGTGGACATTCAAGGGACGTACTTCCTGGGTGCCATCGTGGAGCCTGGTTTCTTCGAGACCAACACGCTCGACAACGTGCGGGCAGGAAAAGCCATCGGGATTGGGAACCGGCCGGACTTCGTGGTGGCGTCGGTGACGGGCCCCACGAGCGTCATGCCCGGCCAGGCATTCCCCGCGACCGTGACGGTGTGCAATCCCGGGACAGCGCCGGGCACGCCCAACGTGGAGTTGTACCTGTCGGCGGATACGGTCGTCACACCAGCCGCGCCGCTCACGCCCGCCTCGGACCTTCTGCTGGGAACACGCTCGATGAACGTGCTCGCGCCAGGCCAATGCCAGACGGAGACGCTGAATGTGTCAGCCTCCGTCCACCGAGAAGGCGCGTATTACCTGAGCGCCATCGTGGACCCCGCGCAAAACGTGTCCGAGCTCATCGAGGACAACAACACGCTGGCGGCCACCCGCATCGGCGTGGGCGCCGCTCCGGACTTCGTGGTGGCGTCGGTGACGGGCCCCACGAGCGCGCTCCCCGGGCAGCCACTCACCTCCAGCGTCCAGGTGTGCAACCAGGGAACACAGCCGGGAGTCGCCCCGGTGGAGCTGTACCTGACCCAGGATGACATCATCACGCCTCACATTCCCCCCAATCCCCACACGGATGTGCGTCTGGGAGAGCAGCTCTCGGGCCAGCTCGAACCCGGCACGTGCCGGACACTGTCCTTCACGGGCAACCCGGGTGGCGTCGCCGAGGGTGCATACGCGCTGGGCGCCATCATCGATTCGTATCGCTTCACCACGGAACTCATCCCGGACAACAACACGAAGCTGAGCCCCCGATTCGGAATCGGCACGGGCCCCGACCTCATCGTGGCGTCCGTCAGCGGTCCCACGAGCTTCAAGCCAGGCGATTCGGTCGCCGCCACCGTGCAGCTCTGCAACCAGGGCACCGCCCCATCGGGCGCGACGCAGGTGGAGCTGTTCCTCACCTCCAGCACGGCCGCCCGCGTCCCCATGGGCACGGCGAGCGTGAACGCGCTGGCCCCGAACGAGTGCCGAACCACCTCCCTCACGGGCACGCCGGCCCCCATCGCCGAAGGGACATACACGCTCGGCGCCCGCGTGGACCCGGCCATGGCCGTGGCCGAGCTCGTCGAGGACAACAACGTCGGCACGGGCAGCCGCATCGGCGTGGGCTGGCGGTCGGACTTCGTCATCAAGTCGGTGACGGGTCCCGCCAGCATCCAGCCGGGTCAACCGCTGACCGCCCATATCGAGGTTTGCAACCAGGGTACGCTGACGGATCAAACGCTTGTCGACTTGTACGTGTCCCCGGACGCCATCATCACACCTCACGTGCCGTCCCAGGCCTCACCCGACGTGTTGGTGAATCGTACCCCCACGGACATGATCGCGCCGGGCGACTGCCAGACGGTCACCATCGAGGGCTCCACCTACGGCGTCATGGAAGGAGCGAACTACCTCGGCGCCGCGGTGGACGTGCCCAACAACACCCCCGAGTTCTTCGAGGACAACAATGTCCATACCGGCAGTAGGCTGGGCGTGGGGAACCGGCCGGACTTCGTGGTGGCGTCGGTGACGGGCCCCTCGCGCATCCGGAGGGGAGAGCCCATCACCGCCACGCTCGAAGTGTGCAACCAGGGCACGCAGCCTGGAAGCACCCCGGTGGAACTCTTCCTGTCCCAGGACACGGTCATCACCCCTCCTACGGCCCCGGGCGTGCCTTCCGACTATCCCGTGGGTCTGACCTTCACCAACAACCTGGCCCCCGGCCAATGCGAGACGAGCTCCGTCCAAGTGTACACCAGGTCGGCGGGCTTGGGTGATTACTACCTGGGAGCCATCGCGGACGCCGGGAACGCAGTCCCCGAGCTCATCGAGGACAACAACAGCCGGACGGGCACGCGTATCTCGTTCGAGTACTAA
- a CDS encoding type I restriction endonuclease yields the protein MGLSEDLKLLAEQVKKRQAFIKGEEATKQALILPFLQVLGYDIYDPTETQPEYVADFAKKRGGVMEKVDYALHLKGQPAIFIECKAADVAPEDHDGQLARYFNATPSVRIGIVTNGLRYRFFTDLQSQNMMDSAPFMEFNLLSFTDRDVDSIRPFTKEAFNSDSIQGFAQEIIFVGKVTNLINELLRNPSESFVRFLLAEVELVSGRVTKGVVERFIPIVKKSIQTTLLDMMTKSIQQEIAQPNATAAAPSSVPPPAASPAESLQAAAVAVEPVPSSAQAETTEAELEIFRVVQRICSESSVKQAVSYKDSASYFGINLGKVTSWFLRAFTNGKRKSLVTRVPIEQASMLAKGFEVEATPESLGKSRVYFNTTSDIEKLRALVLVAYEDEAKRQSSPIIEGNESPKEIVVN from the coding sequence ATGGGACTCAGTGAGGATTTGAAGCTTTTAGCGGAGCAGGTGAAGAAGCGGCAGGCATTCATCAAGGGCGAGGAAGCCACGAAACAAGCCCTCATCTTGCCGTTTCTCCAAGTTCTCGGTTACGACATCTACGATCCCACCGAGACCCAGCCGGAATACGTAGCGGACTTCGCCAAGAAGCGGGGCGGAGTGATGGAGAAAGTTGATTACGCGCTCCATTTGAAGGGGCAGCCCGCCATCTTCATCGAGTGCAAAGCCGCGGATGTAGCTCCTGAGGATCATGATGGCCAGTTGGCGCGCTACTTCAACGCCACGCCGTCGGTGCGTATCGGAATCGTCACCAATGGTCTGCGCTACCGCTTCTTCACGGACCTCCAGTCGCAGAACATGATGGACTCCGCTCCGTTCATGGAGTTCAACCTGCTCTCGTTCACCGACCGGGATGTTGACTCGATTCGTCCCTTCACCAAGGAGGCGTTCAACTCGGATTCCATTCAGGGATTCGCGCAAGAAATCATTTTCGTTGGAAAGGTCACCAACCTCATCAACGAGCTACTGCGCAACCCGTCGGAGAGTTTCGTTCGGTTCCTGCTTGCCGAGGTCGAACTCGTCTCGGGACGCGTGACGAAGGGAGTGGTGGAGCGCTTTATTCCCATCGTCAAGAAGTCCATCCAGACGACGCTGCTCGACATGATGACGAAGTCCATCCAGCAGGAGATTGCCCAGCCGAACGCAACGGCTGCCGCGCCTTCATCCGTGCCGCCTCCTGCTGCTTCTCCCGCCGAATCGCTTCAAGCCGCCGCTGTCGCGGTTGAACCAGTCCCCTCCTCGGCTCAGGCCGAAACGACGGAAGCGGAACTCGAAATCTTCAGGGTTGTTCAGCGGATCTGCTCTGAATCTTCAGTCAAGCAGGCCGTGAGCTACAAGGACTCCGCCAGCTACTTCGGTATCAACCTGGGTAAGGTCACGTCCTGGTTCCTGCGTGCCTTCACCAATGGGAAGAGGAAGTCCCTCGTGACGCGCGTTCCCATCGAGCAGGCCTCGATGCTGGCGAAAGGTTTCGAGGTGGAAGCCACTCCCGAGAGCCTTGGCAAGAGCCGTGTGTACTTCAACACGACGAGTGACATCGAGAAGCTACGAGCGCTTGTCCTGGTTGCCTACGAAGATGAAGCGAAGCGCCAGAGTTCGCCCATCATCGAGGGTAACGAGTCTCCAAAAGAGATCGTGGTGAACTAA
- a CDS encoding DNA-binding protein, producing MGSRFLLLTLSVLAACHDPGPEQPKATPITEARNRDNGTQVTVEGYVTVQPGALASGMGNEGFALQDNTGGIYVKLARKLDFGLGAHVRVTGTLNQESNLRILESEPDSVETLEGTQLVGAKDVRTGGVGESTEGLLVRVSGKITQAIHAELPYGYELYVDDGSGEVQVYIHASAGFDPATLSALTVGQDLHATGLSAQYENTYEVVPRQPSDLVVR from the coding sequence ATGGGATCGCGCTTCCTTCTATTGACGCTCTCGGTCCTCGCGGCCTGTCATGACCCTGGCCCCGAGCAGCCCAAGGCCACTCCCATCACCGAGGCACGCAACCGCGACAACGGCACCCAGGTGACCGTGGAAGGGTATGTCACGGTGCAGCCAGGCGCTCTCGCCTCGGGTATGGGCAATGAGGGGTTCGCCCTCCAGGACAACACCGGGGGCATCTACGTGAAGCTGGCGCGGAAGCTCGATTTCGGGTTGGGCGCCCATGTCCGTGTGACGGGCACGCTGAACCAGGAGAGCAATCTGCGCATCCTCGAGAGCGAGCCCGACTCCGTCGAGACGTTGGAGGGCACTCAGCTGGTGGGCGCCAAGGACGTGCGCACCGGCGGCGTCGGAGAGTCCACCGAGGGCTTGCTGGTGCGTGTCTCCGGAAAGATCACCCAGGCCATTCATGCGGAACTGCCCTACGGCTATGAGCTGTATGTCGATGACGGCTCGGGCGAGGTGCAGGTGTACATCCATGCGTCGGCTGGCTTCGATCCGGCCACGCTGAGCGCCCTGACCGTGGGCCAGGACCTCCATGCGACGGGCTTGTCGGCGCAGTACGAGAACACCTATGAGGTGGTGCCCCGGCAGCCCTCGGACCTCGTGGTGCGGTAG